From a region of the Agrobacterium tumefaciens genome:
- a CDS encoding AAA family ATPase: MAISWDELKDTSDTDPPITTIYGGAKLGKTTLASEWPAPYYCRTGEGERQSAGAPMKSFGVSESYEDVVDQISFMLEAEHDRRTFVLDALDGMEVFINAEACARNGWADIEEPGFGKGYAAAHAIWLEFIKLLLKLKKAGYYVVLISHVKAKTVPGVTTDSYPRYMLNLRDDSGSAICDASDLIGFLHQRVSIAKEDLGFKKTAKRGQGGGEVNIAVQERPGFIAGNRYQIPKAVLEYKQGQGFAALNAYFPPQPDVVTAQVTEEPDEEEAA; the protein is encoded by the coding sequence ATGGCTATTTCGTGGGATGAATTGAAAGACACTTCCGATACCGATCCGCCGATCACCACGATTTACGGCGGCGCGAAGCTCGGGAAGACAACACTGGCGTCTGAATGGCCGGCGCCTTACTACTGCCGCACCGGCGAGGGCGAGAGACAGAGCGCCGGCGCGCCAATGAAATCGTTCGGCGTTTCCGAAAGCTACGAAGATGTTGTCGACCAGATCAGCTTCATGCTCGAAGCCGAGCATGACCGCCGAACATTCGTGCTTGACGCACTGGACGGTATGGAGGTCTTCATCAATGCAGAGGCCTGCGCCCGCAATGGATGGGCCGACATCGAGGAGCCAGGATTCGGAAAGGGCTACGCAGCAGCCCACGCCATCTGGCTTGAATTCATCAAGCTTCTACTGAAGCTGAAAAAGGCCGGATACTACGTCGTACTCATCTCGCACGTGAAGGCCAAGACAGTACCCGGCGTCACCACCGACAGCTACCCGCGATACATGCTCAACCTTCGCGACGATTCGGGCAGCGCAATCTGCGATGCCTCCGATCTAATCGGCTTCCTTCATCAGCGAGTGTCGATCGCCAAAGAGGATCTGGGCTTCAAGAAAACCGCGAAACGGGGGCAGGGCGGCGGCGAAGTGAACATCGCTGTACAAGAGCGGCCCGGCTTCATCGCTGGCAATCGGTATCAGATCCCGAAAGCTGTACTCGAATACAAGCAAGGTCAGGGCTTCGCGGCGCTGAACGCGTACTTCCCTCCACAGCCTGATGTCGTCACAGCGCAGGTTACCGAAGAGCCTGATGAAGAGGAGGCGGCGTGA
- a CDS encoding DUF669 domain-containing protein yields the protein MANLGTKFNAQDHDTEQRDYEELPNGIYSFEIEASDVAPNKAGTGTVLKTTMTVIEPEPYKGRKLFTQFNIEHNNPQVQEIAQRQFASLCRAMSVDSVEDSEQLHFLAFTAKVGLGKPSKDGQYPARAEIRRYYFPDEGNVPAPAIDANQPAPQPAAANDNRRTTASNDNKPAAASAGTTRRPWGSK from the coding sequence ATGGCTAATCTTGGAACTAAGTTCAATGCGCAGGATCACGATACAGAACAACGCGACTACGAGGAGCTTCCGAATGGAATCTACTCCTTTGAGATCGAGGCGAGCGATGTAGCGCCCAACAAAGCTGGCACTGGTACTGTCCTGAAAACCACGATGACAGTGATTGAGCCAGAACCCTACAAAGGGCGCAAGTTGTTCACCCAATTCAACATTGAACACAACAATCCCCAGGTCCAGGAGATCGCGCAAAGACAATTCGCTAGCCTTTGCCGCGCAATGTCCGTCGACAGCGTAGAAGATTCTGAACAGCTTCATTTCCTCGCGTTTACCGCCAAGGTCGGACTTGGGAAGCCGTCCAAAGACGGCCAATATCCAGCTCGTGCAGAAATTCGGCGTTATTACTTTCCCGACGAAGGAAACGTCCCAGCCCCGGCTATCGACGCCAACCAGCCTGCGCCACAGCCCGCCGCAGCCAATGACAACCGCCGCACCACCGCCAGCAACGACAACAAGCCTGCCGCTGCGTCCGCCGGCACGACGCGTCGGCCTTGGGGCAGCAAGTAA